The Corvus hawaiiensis isolate bCorHaw1 chromosome 1, bCorHaw1.pri.cur, whole genome shotgun sequence genomic sequence ACACGGTATCCATTGAGACAACAGGCTTCATAAATAACAGAAGAGAGCTTCCATTTTCATAGCCAGAGGTTGTACTGCCATAGgcgaaaaaacccccaaaagcaTAGAGCCCTTAAGTGTCTCCTCGGGAATGTGAATcagcagagaaaggaacaaTGTGGCCCAGTCTCTGGCCAATGTGGTGCCCAAACACAGGCAGAAAGGCAGAGTTTGAGATGGATTTCAAAGTGATCCTGTCTTTTCTAGCACTGAAGAAAGCTTTcgcagaaaatgaagaaatacaggaaatggCCCAAAATAACTTCATTATGCTGAATCTCATGGTATGAAGGGTTTGGGATGATGTGACTGTATCTTTTCATggtctgtgttttctctttctttgtcttGCTTTTTCATGTCATTTTAGCTAACATATCTGACATTCTAGTTATGTAATAGAGGCATTTGTGCATGTGTATTCACACACAAGTAGTACCTATTTGGTTTTGTCTTCTGGTACAAGGTTATTCACAGGTGGTACTACTTCAGCAAagtttacagaaatattttaacaacTATCTTTAATTTTTACACCAGCATGAAACCACAGATAAAAACCTGTCACCTGATGGACAATACGTGCCTCGAATCATGTTTGTAGgtatgtaaaatatttatgtattggCAAAGTTGTGGTATCTGCATTATACCACTGTCCTCCTTTGGGGGCATCAAAAAGATTCATTTTGCCAAAGAAAACTTCCTCAGATTACAGATATATCCTGGAGGGTACTAATCTGAGCTTGAGAGCAAGATGCTTAAAAGTCTGTTAACATCTGGGCTTTTGTTCTCTACGCTTCTCGCTAGTGTTGTCACACAAAGCTTACTGAAAAAGCAAATATCTGACTGAATGTAGATGTCTATAAAGTGGACATTACCACAGAATAAATCAATGGTCAGTGGCATCTAAGGAACGTTTTACCCCATTGTAAAGCTGACTTCTGGAATGGATCAAATTAATTATGCCCCAGAGTGCCTGTTCCTTTTCACTCACTGTACAGGGAGCCTGGAGTGCCTAGCTTTGTGATGGCATTCAAAGTTACACCCACAAACAGACAGAGAGCAGTGTAGTTACAGACATcaataaattaacaaaaaacTTGGAAGGGTAACTGAGAGAAGAGATGCCCACAACTTGTTCCCATTCTGGGAACATGAGGAATCAGAAGATTTTCATTCCGAAGGCTCTAGGTAAGTCATGCTATCTATTGCCGTAGATAGGCATGACCCTCACTACAAGTGCATCCAGTCAGATTAGCCTCTTCTGATGTAAACTCAGAACCTGTAAAAcaggatatttttctttaaatatgaaTGAAATGCATGTGTAACCTAGCACGTAAAAGAGCTGTGCAATATAAAAATGAGCATTAGCTTTTGTTTGGGATTTCTCCAAGTAAAGAGCAGTTGGTTGGAACAGAGCGTAACGGCCTCGTAATTGCTGCATTGATGAAATCAGAAACAGGGCTGCCAGAGCAATGCCACACCGTCACCCTCAGCTGTTGTGGGAATGGAAGGCAGTGTTTAATCCAAATACTTTTTCAGACCCATCTCTCACAGTAAGAGCTGATATCACAGGAAGATACTCCAACCGGCTTTACACGTATGAACCACAGGACATGATGTTCCGTAAGTGCCCCTTTGCTGTGCTACTTTGCATTTCACATTGTAAGAAGCCAGATACCCCCCATCCTGATCACTTGTGCTTCAGAATCCATTAGGATCTCAAAGTAAAGAATAAATACTGTGTGAGAGCATTTGCAATAAATTATAATGGTCTAACCTGTTCTAGAAGAACAATCACACCCATTGTCCCATTGAATTTATTGGGCCTACTCAAGTAAGAAAAATTGAAAGATCATGGGTGAGAACCATCAGGATCACGATCTGTGCAGTTTTATGGAGAATGGCGAAAGTCACTATGCTCAAAAGTATCCAGTTGTACAATATAAATAGCCAGTGGTGGGAGGGAATCAGTAAAGAAATGCTGCTGGTTACGTCCATACCCCTAACAGCCATATTTCAGAAAGGAATGTGATTTTTCAGGTTGAGCCTGTTCTTACTCTATGCCATCTATTTGACACCAATGCAGTATCTCAACACAAATACACACATCATATCTGATTACCAGGCTTGCTGTTGAGAAGTGAGGAAGTTGAAAGGAGTCTTGTCAAATCCCTTAAGTTAAACATTTTGATTCatgaatttttttactttttgtttaatatcaataacagaattttcaaaatagaaatCTCTAAAATACAATGTGGGACCATAAATCAATTTCAGTGTGAATAATTTACTAAATCAAACTaggtggcttttttttaattgtacaAGTGTACTTCTAATACATTTTCACagttcttatttatttttctttcagtaataGAGAACATGAAGAAAGCACTACGCCTCATTCAGACAGAACTGTAACCAGCAACAGTGAAATGACCATAATCTCTACAAGGTGGAGCTGCACCTCTCTGTCTCTACTTGCAAATTGAACTTTTACCAAGCAGATTTGGTATATCAGATTTCATAAGAAATGTATATGTACAACTTGGAGAACAAAGATAGAAAAACTATAGCACCCATTTGGAAAACAAGAGGAGAAATATATTAAACACTTTGAAATTAATTCTCTAAATAACTGAAAATGATGCTTTTAAGTGCAGCAAATTCGAGCTGTGTTTTAGCAATCCAATAATGACTCTGTTAGGCCAGCCAGCTATGACTTCTGAAGAGGAGTTATAAACAATCTTTTTGATGTCTATTTGTAATTCATTACATGAGTTAATAGCTGCATCTTGGCTCCCCATTTTAACTTTTATTGCAAGAAGCTTATTAATTCTTAGTGTACCCCTGCTTTATACAGTAACTTCTCATTAAAGGAAACTTTGCTGTCAAATCAGACCAGAAAGTTCATGCTATAAATTTTGGAATAGCTtacataggaaaaaaacaaacaaacaaaaaaaccaacactgtTCCAGGCTTAGCTTTCCTCTGTATAATCCTTTAACTTTTATTGTTGTagctgaaaacagaagagaCTGAGCATGCAGTCTCAGTGAGGTGATAATAATCAAAGGGCAGCTACAGGTTTTGCAACAATAAAGATACAGTGAAGCAAGAGAGATGGAAGGAGATAGACCCAGAACTCCAATCCTGAGGCTAAGTGATGCTGAAGTCTGGCATGGGAAAAATGAGGAGGTTTATCCTAgctcttttcatttaaatggcACTTGAGTTATGGGAAGCTCATCCCAAGTTGTTCCCTCCTTTTCTGTAGCATTCCACCATGAAGGTGGCAGCTTATTGAGGGAATCTGGACAAACAAAGTCTTCGCAAAATTTCCAGAGGATCACCGTATGCAAGAGTGGACACCCTGTTTTGAGTAAAAAGCTAAAGTCAGTTGAAATAGTTTATTATCCCAGAAATGTGGGTTTTTGTTAGAGCAAAATAGTCAGCCCTTCACCTGCAGTAGGAGCATATATGTTGTGTTACATGTAAAACATCTGTGTCATTTTTTTGTGCAACCTGCCATCTGCTGTGATGCTGCCTGGGTACATACAATAGATGAAAGAAGGCTCTCAGCAGGAAAGCTTTGCTAATTCACAATACCTTGTATTAATATGTCATGAGTGAGTTATATTGCACACATCCACATCTTCATAATTATGCAAAATTTGCATATAAGCATATATTCCAACAGAGTGAACATAAATGACCTgtacagtaaaagaaaaaattttgtttcagtcATTAGCAATGTGTTGTCTTTACAATCAATATGATGTTTTTAACCTATCGGAAAAATGCTAGAAGTAAAATTAAACTGCAAATCTCATTCCTTTGATTTGTGCTGAGCTCTATTCCTTTATGTCTTTATCTGTTCCAGATTTGGCAAGATTTCCCAGTCTGTGGTCATACCTTCTTTTGAGCATGCCAGAGATATTCTGGAGAACGAAATGCAAGCTAGCTTCCAGAGATCACCCAGGGTGGCCATGACAGccattcatcttccttttctccaggctaaacaaccccaacaCCCCTAAGCCACTCCTCATGCaacttgtgttccagacccttcaccagattcattgcccttctctggacactcatctgccttgttggccttccCCCCAGTTCTTACCCGTAAACTCTTAACCCTGTCACCACCATCACCAAGCTCTAGGCAATCAAAACTCCCTAACATACGGAGTTACCCCACTGCCTCCCCTTCCTTGCCCGCCCCTTTTGAAGAGTTTGTAGCCATCCACTGCAGCACTCCAGTTGTGCCAGTCATCCCACCATGTTGGCAATCTACACCAGTTCTCCTGCTTCACAGTGGCTTCCAGTTCTTTCTGTTGGTTGCCCATGCTGCGTGCGTTGTGTAGATGCATTTCAGTTGGGCTGTTGATCCCAATATATATAGTGGCAGTTGATCCTGCCACCTTTTTGAGGGGAGAAGCCCTAATTCCTACATGACCATTCCCAGGTACTTCCATGGTTTCTAACATCAATAACTCTTGTGTCTTTGCTGCCACATGGCTCTATCCCCTACCTCCACTGAGAGGGCAGACCAAAGGGCCTCACTAGCATGCTGTCCCTCAAACATTTGTGTGCCACTACCAGACTTAACTCCAGTGAGCCTGGTTTTATCCCCTTCCCTCTTCAAAACCAGTTTAAAGTTCTTTATTCCTTTAGGGGATCCATTCATAAGCAAAGAGGTGGCTGTcaagaatgcacaaagctggaATCCCAAAAGATTAGTGATAAATACCACAGTCCAGAGCTTGCTTGGTCTCAGGAAAGCTGAACTCCATAATCTGTCTCACCTCAGtgatgtaaaaggaaaaaaatggtagAATTACCACTTATTGGAATTGTGGAAGAAACAAGTAATTCAAGCCCTGGAAGGCTACTGTTGTTCTGCTCATTTTTTGGCATTTGATAGTGAGACAGCAGACAGGAAACAAACTgtgtgaattaaaataaataacaaaattttCAGAACAATACAATGTTCACTGACTTAATCATCAAACAAAAGTTAGCCTTTAGATTTACACTGCAGTGAAGGTTATTTTAACATTTGAAGAAAATCCAGATTCATTTCCAAAGGTATTATTAATAGTGATTGCATCTGTAACTTCGAACAGTATTTGCTACTGTGGAAGTTTGTAACAGTTTTAACAAACCACTCATTCAAGCAGAGAGTAGCCACTTTTCAGAGATACCACAGGCATATGAGTTATGCTGCGTCAGATGAAATCTCTTTGCAAAGTAACTAAAGGGGATTTCACCCTCTTTACATTCTCAAATCTCTGTAAGTACTATGCTGAAATCTGTTCCCAGCCATAGCCTTCAGAAATGGGACTAAACCTCTGAGACTCTTAAAGACTCAGATTCAGTCCTTTTGGTGGAGCTAGATATTCAGGTAAAAAAAGGCCTGTATGcacatattttttattctcaGCTTAGTTCAACAGTCATCCTTAATTTTAGAGCTGCTACTACATTTCTGCCTTCTCTTTGAAGACTGTTTTACCAGGTAATATTTCTCCTGATGGAACAGAAACTCAGATCTCAGATTAAAGTCACATTGCTCTGACATAACATAGTAAGTCTGTAAACTGTTCAATAACAGACATAACATgattctttcccctcttttcctctgaaatgaaTGGAATGATAGTCTGCTCCCtcttttattccctgcttttctgcttGCACACCACACAAATTTATTCACAATATTAGTGggcagatttttatttatactCTTTACTTTCCACTTTCTTAAGGAAAGAGATGGAAActgttccttttgtttcttgatTATCTGGAACTAAAACAACTAGGTTAAAGCTGAAGGAAGACaataaaagactgaaaatgtgAATGTGAGAGCAGAAGTTGTTCTACACAGAATAAATTCAGTCATAGTATAAGGACCAATAGATGAGAAAACCTACCTGTGTAGACTGTGTGCTTTTACAGAATTCATAGCCTGTATTCTCTATGATTAGACGTTAATATTCACACGGGCATAATGCGGCATCACCTGTGGAAATTCatgttttttacaaaaaaatttctgttttaCCTTTGATATGACCATAACACATTCTGGGAAGCAAACTTTACTGCCACCTGTTCACAAATCCGTGTCTACTTTACTGTCTGGACTTATCTGGTGTAATCAGACCAAGAGTAGACAAACAAACGTGGACTTAACGTCAGTGAGGTGAGGCTCAGGAATCTGAGAACTGACAGAACAGGATCCTCCCCTGTGTATCCGTCTCAGCGCAGAAAGGCGTTGCCTTTTCCAGTCAGATGGCTGATCTATTGGTCTGTAGAGCTAAAACATTTTCCCATGTGCAAATATTTGCACTTGAcctgaacaaaagaaaaggcaccATACCTTTGTGTACCGTGGAGGTGAGAGACTGGGACACCTCAGCACTTAAAATGCAAAAGTAACTTGATCTTACAGAATAAGACTGATATAATTTGGTTTGTTTCATGTACTACATGTGTTCTTGCCAAAGGCTGACACAGAAATTTCCCAATGCTGAGATGTCCTCCACACAACCAAGTCACTGATTtgcttccttttgtttgttcctttgttCAAATGGATGTACAGATCGACAGTACAAgtcagaaggaaataaatagtCTCCATGGAAATTAAAAAGTCCAAAACCtccaaagagaagggaaggaataTTTACTTTTCCGCCAGAAAATCTACAGAATTTGCAGTCTATCTAttaattccttttccttgctgctcaAGATGCTCATGCAATTCATGACTTGCCATCTTTGGTTGCTGCTGTGCATTGTAAAGTAACTGACCCCTTAGTCACTAAAAGTGGATCTATTTCAGCAGACTGTTTTCTCTTAGGAGGTATCAGATATTTGCTGATCCCTTTCGAATCAGAGAAGACACACAAAAACAGCAGTTTCCCCTATCTTTGTGTAATtagaaaaatcccaaataagCAGAATCATCTTTTAGTTCACACTGCCATATCAAGaactgaattttgaaatttcCCAATAAGGCCAACTCCAGCAGACATTCATCAAGTCACCCTCTGTACATGTCACATGGCCtgtgagaaagaggaaaaataccaTACACAATAACTTTTCAAGTTTAGAAGACTCAAAAGACAGCACTCCACATGGAGTGTGTTGGTGCTTAGACTGTGTTACTGTTTCAGGAAAGAGCCTAAAACTGCTTCAAAAAGATCTACTGTGTCTTCTGTTACCTTTCTAAGGTATCACTTCTTACTCCTTCTCACACCCTGCATGTCCCCAGGTGATTGTTTGTAAAAGGCTGGCACACAGGAACCCACCCTGCTATTTAGCacccagccagctgcagagagaaaagttCACGGATGCACAAAAACCACCGGCTTCATTGCTTATGTTCATATACGTGGAAGAGGTCAGTGACTGCCTGGAGAGGAAGCTACACCCTACGGTGAGGAATATTGCACAGGGCGGAGAGAAGAGTAGCCTTGCTCTGCTAAGGGGTTTTTTGCTTAAAGCCTACAAGCAGTTGGGGCTGTGATTTTACACAGTACTTGAGCATTTGTATCAGAGCATAAGAGCAGAAGAAGAGCTCACATCTTCCAGACCTGCATTGCTTCACTTGGAAGACAACTCCACAAACAATATTTGTTACTGTcatcaaatattttaatatacacATTCCCACTGAGGAGCATTCTTGCcctaactgaaaaaaatattccctcATGGCCTCAATGGCTTAATTCTCATTAATTTGTATATTCTCAACcttgacaaaaaaaaccaaaaaacaaaaaacaaaaaacaaaggaaaaaaaagaaaaagaaaaaaaattcctaaatcCCATAATGAATTCAAAGATTCAGAGCAGCAATAATCATCCTGGACCTGAAGACTAAATCTTTCCTTCCTTGGAAAAATGCACTTTCTTATTTACCTACCAAACAAATTAATACACAGGGAGTCACAGTCCAGTAAAACTGTATTATGGGCTGTCCTGCATTCTTGGACTAAAGATATGAGATGTGGAACAACTCtattaaagagaaataaacctTTAGTGTTTGTTTCACTGTTTATAAAAGCCAAGACACAGCTTTGTGGATATTTCAcagagaattttaaattaataaacatTATTTCACATGCTATTTCTAGAAGGCAACAGTGCAAATTTGAAGTGTTTATGTGGTAGCCATTTTAACACCATCAAGTATGACTACTGGGGATACCTTCAGGCTGCTTTTCCTGACCAAACGTGTTGACTGCACAGATGGTGAGCTGAGGTTGTAAAGCCCTAGGTACAGCTATACGGCGTTTCTGAGCACAAGAACCAAACACCTTAAGCACTAGGCAAAGCTGTATCCACAGGCAGGTGTGCTGCCTGAAGGTGTCCTACCATATGGAAGCAGCATTAAAGAGACTGACAGCTCCTTTGGTTATTTACCCTGAAGTGAGTTGCCGGAGCTAAGGATGTTTAGAAGGAACTAAAACACAGGCAGGCTAAGATCATGCAAAAAGCATGTGGCAGGTCAAGGAAATGAGGGTGCTTTTATCCAGCtaatattaatggaaaaaagCACCAACTAATTAGCACTGCCTCTTTCTGACTGTGAAATCTGTTCTATCAGTCATTTGAATTCCTGAAGTTAAGGGAGAAAAGGCATTGCATTAAGACAAATGAAAGAGAGCATCCACAATTTTGTAACCGACACATAAACCATAAGACCTTTCCTTCCTGCACTAAAACAATCCAAAGCATACATGTCCTTTGAGAGGATGACTCACCAAGAAAGCTAAAGAAAAGTCTTCCTGCTATATAGTTTCATAACATGGTCTACTGAGCCATAAGCCCAGAAGTAACAATGTCTTTGAGGAAGAGTAAATTCCCAAAATACTTTTGGTAAACATAACTCCACAGTTCTAGCTACAGTGATAGAGGTTTTTTAGTAGCTACCACAGGTCCAAGTAAAGTTGAAATTCATTTAAAGAAGAAAGTGTGGTTCCAAGTCTGACAATAGCAAGCACTGCCAGTGCCAGTAAATACTTTGGCATTATACATATTTTAGTGATGTTGGCTCAATATGTTTGTGGCAGTATGCTGATAAATGATGAAAATGTTCAAACTACATAGGGACTATAGGGGCAAGTTGCTAAAAAGATGTCAGGCTCATAGCCACACTTTGAAACAGCAAAGTTGAAAAACAATCAAAATCTCCCATGAAATTAATTATAGTAATTTAAAACAGTGCAGAGAAAGttaaaatttttatctttttctatgCACAATTTGTGAATGTATTGGCTACACTCACCAAATTGAGAATAACTAATGCACTTCTAAGGGTATTTTATTTATGGAAGTGTAGATTGCTTTGCATGATGATACAGGGGTGGGGGAAGAACAGGTGGCAGGATTATGGCTCCCATCCCTTTTGTGGGTAACCAGCACAACTGGGTGCCTCTCCATACTGCCCGTCCACAGACACACATGGCATGGGGAACAACTGAGAGGAATTAGAGGTCTGTAAGTTGCTGGGCTTACTAGGACTCTaatggaagtgttcaaggccagcttggatggggccctgagcaacctggtccggtggaaggtgtccctaacCATGGAAGGGgatttggaactagatgacctttaaggtcccttccgacccaaacagttctgtgattccataGGGTGAGGTCAGAACTCAGCTCCAACAGCAGCATTTATTGCTGATGTGAACACACTTTCCCTTTTGAGCCATTATATTCCTCACCTGGTGCTTGAGGTGAGGGATTACTGCACAAGTAAAATGCACTGGTTCTAGTCAACAATACTGGCTCTGCTCTCTTCCCTTGATGAAGGGAAGATATGGTAACTgtcattatttttctccttggtTCATTTTGACACAATTAAACAATAATCATAATCCCTTGATTGTTATGAGCCTATCTGAAGTTTAACAAGTAGCTAAATGCTAGTTGGCCTTGTACAAATTTGGGGGCAGAAGCTTATGTTTCAAGGGCAGAGTATCCACTACAGCCTGAGGCAGGTGGCAGGAGAAATACAGGCCTGGCACTGTATCTACCAAATATGAAGCTAACTTCTTAGAGAAAACTCTCTTAACTGGAGAACAATTGCCTCAGAGCAGAGCCTTGGTCTTCAGTGTGCAACTAGTTATTGAGTCCTGAATTTTCTTCTGGGTTATTTTCTCTAATTTGGGAGTATTACCCCAAAATCAGATTAGCTGTTAGCATGAAGTGCTTTGGTTAGAACAGATGCCTGAATTCCCAATTGGTACCTGAAGGGGAGTGTGCACAAGCTCATGAGGACCTAACACTCCCTGGGATTTAGCTACACATCAAGTGCTTTCATGCAATGCAAGTACCTGTCTGGAACATGCTGTCTCTCCTGTACTGGGAGGTAGTATTTTTAATGACTGATTTTATTATCTATAAGAAGGATATAAACTTACTGTAtgaaacatcaaaaatattGCCAGTGTGTTTCTGCAGTTAAATTGTGAGAGATTATAATCTCTTGTTATAAAAAGCTTGATATAGAAAGGCTGCCTCCTCCTGGCATATGTTGGTTCTAATCACTTCTTTATGCACCTCTTCAGGCAAAAAAACCATCTCTAATTATCCTCATAGTTACCATGGCAATTACTGTGTGATGAtcacagaaaattttcaaattcaTCTCCTATATAAGCTAGACTTTGTGAAACCAGAGTAGAACAGCAAATAGAGATTAGCTTGTTTAATGGAGAAAGGACAGCTTTTACACACTTGAAGTCACAATGCTAGGCAAGAGTAGATCCTGAATGAAATGCAGATTTCTTCGTTAATTTTAGGTGTAAATCGATGAAGTAAGTGGTAACTTATATAAGCAACTTACGTAAGTATAGCCATTCTACACATTACACTTGAAAAATGTATTCTCTTTCTAcagctgtgttttttccttttcatgttgACAAAACCACTTATACCATATAGACCTAATATTCATCTTTATGTTTCAACCAATTATTTGGATAAGACAGCAAGAGAGACTATAGCTGGGCATGATCATTTAGCAACCCATGCTACTAAATCATGAGTTAATTTATTGCAAAACATTGCATACTAAGGAACATAACAGTGATACActtctttaatttgtttttaaaatgtgcacaTGCATCTCAATTCACCTGGTCATTGTTACCTTGTCTGCACAAAATGTTTATCCTCCCttgatttaagaggaaaaacatgaaagaaagcaATGTCAAAAGTAAGACTGAATTTGGaagacagaagagaaaggaaggataAGCTATTCATTGAAAATTTCCTCTGTATATCTTAAATGAGGTTTTCCTGAACTCGAGCCAGAATTAAGCCAGAAACTAAAGCCTTGAGGCTGTCATTCTCTAGGAGAAAAGCGTGAGTCAGCTGtcagtggctgcctggggaagggagggtCATCACTGACAGGTATTTAAGACAAATATTGTAACATATAGTCTTGTC encodes the following:
- the AGR3 gene encoding anterior gradient protein 3, encoding MLHSTLALSLLLIAVTSNLAMAIKKEKRAPQTLSRGWGDEITWVQTYEEGLYQAKKSNKPLMVIHHLEDCQYCQALKKAFAENEEIQEMAQNNFIMLNLMHETTDKNLSPDGQYVPRIMFVDPSLTVRADITGRYSNRLYTYEPQDMMFLIENMKKALRLIQTEL